In Vibrio gangliei, a single window of DNA contains:
- a CDS encoding helix-turn-helix domain-containing protein: MTFSDLHQYYQTLELDQHVNALLQTGIELNIPFKQPLKLEKDAIYFVVKGSMALVIEDNHLIIGNTIEYMPIGLMEKCCPLAKFSYTAMSDVTLVKLSYQQFSDYFYQQDKAEVLTQILSFMAIFTLDLHSERKKVSSYHTIRSMLFRYIYRTESHEHENEGIASFIISRTNLSRAHVFRVLADLKQGGYITIKKGRLISINKNLPSDY, translated from the coding sequence ATGACGTTTTCAGATCTGCATCAATATTATCAAACTCTCGAGCTGGATCAGCATGTCAATGCCCTACTGCAAACAGGCATAGAATTAAACATCCCTTTTAAGCAACCGCTGAAACTTGAAAAGGATGCCATCTATTTTGTCGTGAAAGGTTCTATGGCCTTAGTCATTGAAGATAATCACTTAATCATTGGCAATACCATTGAATACATGCCAATTGGATTAATGGAAAAGTGTTGTCCGCTTGCAAAATTTTCCTACACCGCAATGAGCGATGTCACGTTAGTTAAATTATCCTATCAACAATTTTCCGATTATTTTTATCAACAAGATAAAGCAGAAGTATTGACCCAGATTCTGTCTTTCATGGCTATTTTTACACTGGATCTGCATAGTGAGCGTAAAAAAGTGTCTAGCTACCACACCATACGTTCAATGTTATTTCGATACATTTACCGAACGGAAAGCCATGAACATGAGAATGAAGGCATTGCTTCATTTATCATTTCACGTACCAATTTATCCCGCGCTCATGTGTTCCGCGTACTGGCCGATTTAAAGCAAGGTGGCTACATCACCATAAAGAAAGGGCGACTCATCTCAATCAATAAAAACCTACCGTCGGATTATTGA
- a CDS encoding SulP family inorganic anion transporter produces MKRAWKGAWVEEWLPGLIQLKNYDKSWLGDDVRAALSVVAVALPVAIAYAQLTGVSAIVGLYSCVLPMLVYALMGTSRQLIVGPDTATCAVIAAVVTPLSAGDTVKHWQLVITMTAMTGVWCLIASKFKLGVFADFLSRPILLGLLNGVSITIIVDQFFKVFGITYNQPYLIEQVWEAPSQLVNVHWQTLLVSAMTFGVYYSCKKLRPRWPAAMLAIIIASLFVWLGNFDSVGVGIVGMVEGGLPAFQAPEFDIGISRELVMPALNLAMVSFVSMMITARSFAAKNGYDIDADKEFRALGMINIASAFSQGFVVSGTSSRTAVNDANGGKTQLVSIISAAIIAIVAVVAYQPLQFIPVAALGVVLIVASMSLIDLKGIWLLRRRNKDAFYLSSITFVAVLVIGVIPGITLAVLLGLFQFLRIVMRPTDQVLGLDSKGTVRSLGRSGKAHPIPGLVIYRFNSPLTYFNADHFKRRLLYHVAQAGSNEIRYVIIDAVASFTHLDLSVMAVIDDIQAILKKRGIRLVLAGHKHRLKQWCALSGVKVGEGGIRIRADMYLAIKMSGCYQEAVNEGQVPEVAKEKLSEETKQAQPEV; encoded by the coding sequence TTGAAACGAGCATGGAAAGGGGCATGGGTTGAAGAGTGGCTACCTGGCCTGATTCAATTAAAAAATTATGATAAATCATGGTTAGGTGACGACGTTCGCGCGGCACTTTCAGTTGTCGCAGTCGCCTTGCCTGTGGCGATTGCTTATGCTCAATTGACAGGTGTCAGTGCGATTGTCGGTTTGTATTCTTGCGTATTGCCTATGCTAGTGTACGCGCTAATGGGGACTTCGCGACAATTGATTGTTGGCCCTGATACCGCAACTTGCGCAGTGATTGCGGCGGTGGTGACACCATTGTCTGCGGGCGATACGGTTAAACATTGGCAATTGGTTATTACGATGACGGCGATGACGGGGGTATGGTGTTTAATTGCCAGTAAGTTCAAACTGGGGGTATTTGCCGACTTTTTATCGCGTCCTATTTTATTAGGTTTACTCAATGGTGTATCTATCACGATTATTGTTGATCAATTTTTTAAAGTGTTTGGCATCACCTATAACCAGCCTTACTTGATCGAGCAAGTCTGGGAGGCCCCATCGCAATTAGTGAATGTGCATTGGCAAACGTTATTAGTGAGCGCTATGACTTTCGGGGTTTATTATAGCTGTAAAAAATTGAGGCCACGTTGGCCTGCGGCGATGCTGGCGATTATTATTGCAAGCCTTTTTGTGTGGCTAGGCAATTTTGACTCCGTCGGGGTCGGCATCGTGGGTATGGTTGAAGGTGGGCTACCAGCTTTTCAAGCGCCTGAATTCGATATTGGTATTAGCCGTGAACTGGTTATGCCGGCACTGAACTTAGCGATGGTTAGCTTTGTGAGTATGATGATCACCGCTCGAAGTTTTGCCGCCAAAAATGGCTACGATATTGATGCCGATAAAGAGTTTCGCGCACTAGGCATGATCAATATTGCTTCGGCTTTTTCACAAGGTTTTGTGGTGAGCGGTACCAGTTCTCGAACCGCGGTCAATGATGCTAATGGCGGTAAAACCCAATTGGTTTCGATTATTTCTGCCGCGATTATCGCCATTGTGGCGGTGGTTGCTTATCAGCCCTTGCAGTTTATTCCGGTGGCGGCATTAGGCGTTGTGCTGATTGTGGCTTCGATGTCGTTAATTGATTTAAAAGGCATTTGGCTACTACGCCGTAGAAACAAAGATGCTTTTTACCTGTCTAGCATTACCTTTGTCGCAGTATTAGTTATTGGGGTGATCCCTGGGATCACGCTTGCGGTCTTACTTGGTTTATTTCAGTTTTTGCGTATTGTGATGCGGCCAACGGATCAAGTATTAGGCTTGGATAGTAAAGGTACGGTGAGAAGTTTAGGTCGTTCTGGAAAAGCACACCCTATTCCTGGATTAGTGATTTATCGCTTTAATTCTCCGTTGACTTACTTCAATGCAGACCACTTTAAGCGTCGATTGTTATATCACGTTGCACAGGCCGGTAGTAATGAGATTCGATACGTTATTATTGATGCGGTCGCCAGCTTTACTCATTTGGATTTAAGTGTGATGGCGGTCATTGATGATATTCAAGCAATCTTGAAGAAACGCGGAATACGTCTGGTGTTGGCTGGGCATAAACATCGCTTAAAACAGTGGTGTGCACTTTCTGGGGTTAAAGTGGGTGAAGGAGGGATCCGTATTCGTGCCGACATGTATTTAGCGATAAAAATGAGTGGCTGTTATCAAGAAGCGGTTAATGAAGGGCAGGTACCGGAAGTGGCGAAAGAGAAGTTATCAGAAGAAACCAAACAAGCTCAACCTGAAGTATAA
- the smpB gene encoding SsrA-binding protein SmpB, producing the protein MAKKKSKSKAGSNTIALNKQARHEYFIDDEIEVGLELQGWEVKSLRQGKANIAESYVFLRDGEAFLSGASIIPLQQASTHIVANPTRVRKLLLKRRELDNLFGRVNREGMTLVAMSLYWSKSWAKMKIGVAKGKKLHDKREDKKNQDWQRDKARIMKSNLR; encoded by the coding sequence ATGGCAAAGAAAAAATCAAAATCAAAAGCCGGTAGTAATACTATCGCTCTCAACAAGCAAGCTCGACACGAATATTTTATCGATGATGAAATAGAAGTCGGTCTTGAGCTGCAAGGTTGGGAAGTCAAATCTTTACGTCAAGGTAAAGCCAATATCGCAGAAAGTTACGTCTTTCTTCGCGACGGAGAAGCATTTCTAAGTGGCGCATCCATTATTCCACTGCAACAGGCTTCTACTCACATTGTGGCTAATCCGACACGTGTGCGTAAATTATTATTGAAACGTCGTGAACTCGACAACCTATTTGGTCGTGTCAACCGTGAAGGCATGACACTGGTTGCGATGTCTCTGTATTGGTCGAAATCTTGGGCCAAAATGAAAATTGGTGTCGCAAAAGGTAAAAAACTGCACGACAAACGTGAAGATAAGAAAAACCAAGATTGGCAACGCGATAAAGCTCGCATCATGAAGAGCAATTTACGCTAA
- the cyoC gene encoding cytochrome o ubiquinol oxidase subunit III: MHANPAAEHGHHDDHDHHDANEMKQYGFWIYLMSDCILFGTLFATYAVLVNATAGGPTGKDIFELPFVFVETMLLLLSSITFGFGIIAMKREDVAGLKRWLLITALLGLGFIAMEIYEFHHLIEEGFGPQRSAFLSAFFTLVGTHGLHVTFGLIWLAVCYFQLSTKGLNDLMKGRFYCLSLFWHFLDIVWICVFTIVYLLGVV, translated from the coding sequence ATGCACGCTAATCCTGCAGCTGAGCATGGTCATCATGATGATCACGATCATCATGACGCAAATGAGATGAAGCAATACGGCTTCTGGATCTACTTAATGAGTGACTGCATTCTGTTTGGTACTTTGTTTGCCACTTATGCAGTACTGGTTAACGCCACCGCGGGTGGGCCAACAGGGAAAGATATTTTTGAACTCCCATTTGTATTCGTAGAAACCATGTTGCTGCTGTTAAGTAGTATCACTTTTGGTTTTGGCATCATTGCCATGAAACGTGAAGATGTTGCCGGCTTAAAACGCTGGCTACTGATCACTGCGCTACTCGGCCTCGGCTTTATTGCGATGGAAATATACGAATTCCATCATTTAATTGAAGAAGGTTTTGGACCACAACGCAGTGCGTTCCTATCGGCTTTCTTTACCTTGGTCGGAACTCACGGTTTGCATGTGACATTTGGTCTTATTTGGTTGGCAGTGTGTTACTTCCAATTAAGTACGAAAGGTTTGAATGATTTAATGAAAGGCCGTTTTTACTGCTTAAGTTTGTTCTGGCACTTCCTTGATATCGTTTGGATTTGTGTATTTACAATCGTGTACTTATTGGGGGTGGTGTAA
- the ahpF gene encoding alkyl hydroperoxide reductase subunit F: MLDEAIKQQLKQYLQNLKHDVQLVVSLDESKAANDILSLANEIAELSDFVSVTRDDAASERKPVMTISNPQKGTQLRFAGLPMGHEFTSLVLALLHSGGHPIKLEQDVIEQIAQLDKKLDVEIFISLSCQNCPDVVQAFNMMAAINPDVRVTMIDGALFQGEVKDRDIMAVPSVFVNGELFGQGRMTLNEILAKVDDGAAEKAAASLNEKDPYDVLVVGGGPGGSAAALYAARKGIRTGVVAKRFGGQVMDTMAIENFISVKRTEGPRLATDLAEHLKEYDVDVITEQQADKLMGKPFTQDGYIHINLESGATLKSKSVILSPGARWREMNVPGEQEYRNKGVAYCPHCDGPLFKGKKTAVIGGGNSGIEAAIDLAGIVEHVTVLEFADTLRADQVLINKANSLPNIDIITMAQTTEVIGDGKRVTGLKYKDRNTDEIKQIQLAGIFVQIGLVPNTEWLKDSDVKLSERGEIIVNDRGETNLPGVFAAGDATTVPYKQIIIAMGEGAKASLSAFDYLIRQDG, translated from the coding sequence ATGTTAGATGAAGCGATTAAACAACAACTAAAACAATACCTCCAAAATCTAAAACATGATGTCCAGCTAGTGGTTAGCCTAGATGAAAGCAAAGCCGCTAATGACATTTTGTCTTTAGCAAACGAAATTGCTGAGTTAAGTGATTTTGTCTCTGTCACTCGTGATGACGCAGCCAGTGAACGTAAGCCTGTCATGACGATCTCAAACCCGCAAAAAGGCACTCAACTGCGCTTTGCAGGTTTGCCTATGGGTCATGAATTTACCTCTTTGGTACTGGCTCTACTTCACTCAGGTGGTCACCCAATCAAACTTGAGCAAGATGTGATTGAGCAAATCGCGCAGTTAGATAAGAAGCTCGATGTTGAGATCTTTATTTCTCTGTCGTGCCAAAACTGTCCTGACGTGGTGCAAGCCTTTAATATGATGGCAGCGATCAATCCAGATGTACGCGTCACTATGATTGATGGTGCGTTATTCCAAGGTGAAGTCAAAGATCGCGACATCATGGCGGTACCAAGTGTTTTCGTAAACGGTGAATTGTTTGGCCAAGGCCGTATGACACTGAATGAAATCTTAGCGAAAGTGGATGATGGTGCAGCTGAAAAAGCGGCAGCAAGTCTGAATGAAAAAGACCCGTACGATGTATTGGTTGTCGGTGGCGGTCCTGGTGGCAGTGCAGCGGCGCTATACGCAGCTCGTAAAGGCATTCGTACTGGTGTGGTTGCAAAACGCTTCGGTGGTCAAGTGATGGATACCATGGCGATTGAAAACTTCATTTCAGTGAAGCGTACAGAAGGTCCTCGCTTAGCGACCGATCTCGCTGAACACTTGAAAGAATACGACGTAGATGTGATCACTGAGCAGCAAGCTGACAAATTAATGGGCAAACCATTTACTCAAGATGGCTACATCCACATTAACTTGGAAAGCGGCGCAACACTAAAAAGTAAAAGTGTTATTTTAAGCCCAGGTGCTCGCTGGCGTGAAATGAACGTACCGGGTGAGCAAGAGTATCGCAACAAAGGCGTGGCGTACTGTCCGCACTGTGATGGTCCATTGTTTAAAGGCAAAAAGACCGCAGTAATCGGCGGTGGTAACTCGGGTATCGAAGCGGCGATTGATCTTGCTGGTATCGTCGAGCACGTAACCGTATTGGAATTTGCTGACACATTACGTGCCGACCAAGTTCTGATCAATAAAGCGAACTCGTTGCCAAACATCGACATCATCACGATGGCTCAAACTACGGAAGTGATTGGTGATGGTAAACGTGTGACTGGTTTGAAATACAAAGACCGTAATACCGATGAAATCAAACAGATTCAACTAGCAGGTATCTTTGTACAAATTGGTTTAGTACCGAACACCGAGTGGTTAAAAGACAGCGATGTGAAATTGTCGGAACGTGGTGAGATCATTGTCAACGACCGTGGCGAAACGAACCTACCTGGTGTATTTGCCGCAGGTGACGCGACCACTGTACCATATAAACAAATCATCATTGCGATGGGTGAAGGTGCAAAAGCAAGCCTAAGTGCGTTTGATTATCTGATTCGCCAAGATGGTTAA
- the cyoE gene encoding heme o synthase → MLKEYVSITKPGIIVGNLISVLAGYFLAAKSETVTLGLLGYTLLGVALVIASGCVINNIFDRDIDFKMSRTQNRTMVQGGIKVDHAFLYALVMLLAGTGLLYKMANPLSAVMVLLGYVFYVFFYTMWYKRTSVYGTLVGSVSGAIPPLVGYLAVTNYISLEAVLLFSLFCLWQMPHSYAIAMFRMQDYKEAGIPVLPVVKGIQKARQHMMAYVAAFSLVALGLYAFGHTGYEYLAVAALSCFAWSKVTFSRMDESNYIQWSKSVFKTSLLVVMAFSSVLGLELIPLSLS, encoded by the coding sequence ATGTTGAAAGAATACGTATCGATCACCAAGCCCGGCATTATTGTCGGGAATTTAATCTCAGTATTGGCCGGGTATTTCTTGGCTGCAAAATCCGAGACAGTGACGCTCGGACTGCTGGGATACACCTTACTGGGGGTGGCGTTGGTCATTGCTTCAGGGTGTGTGATCAACAACATTTTTGATCGTGATATCGATTTTAAAATGTCTCGAACTCAAAACCGTACCATGGTGCAAGGCGGTATTAAGGTTGATCATGCCTTTTTATACGCACTTGTGATGCTATTAGCTGGCACGGGTTTGCTGTATAAAATGGCGAATCCACTGTCTGCGGTGATGGTGTTACTTGGTTATGTGTTCTACGTATTCTTTTACACCATGTGGTACAAACGCACCTCGGTATACGGCACCTTAGTGGGCAGTGTATCGGGGGCGATTCCGCCGCTGGTTGGTTACTTAGCGGTGACCAATTACATCAGCCTAGAAGCTGTGCTTTTGTTTAGTCTGTTTTGTTTATGGCAAATGCCGCATTCTTATGCGATTGCGATGTTCCGTATGCAAGACTACAAAGAAGCGGGTATTCCAGTTTTACCGGTGGTGAAAGGCATTCAAAAAGCGCGTCAGCACATGATGGCGTATGTCGCTGCTTTCTCGCTGGTGGCTCTAGGTTTATATGCATTTGGTCATACTGGTTATGAATACCTAGCTGTGGCTGCGCTATCATGCTTTGCTTGGTCTAAAGTGACGTTTAGCCGTATGGATGAAAGCAATTATATTCAGTGGTCTAAGTCGGTGTTTAAAACATCATTACTTGTGGTGATGGCATTTAGCTCCGTCTTAGGTTTGGAATTGATTCCGCTTTCATTGAGCTAG
- the cyoD gene encoding cytochrome o ubiquinol oxidase subunit IV — protein sequence MSNSSVSKGHEDSGAKGYIIGFVASLILTIIPFYFAYTGVLSRETTIEILIITAVIQLLVHLVYFLHMDSSEKGKFNALSFAFTAVIVFIVVAGSIWIMWNLNHNMMM from the coding sequence ATGTCAAATTCATCAGTATCAAAAGGCCATGAAGATTCTGGCGCAAAAGGTTACATCATTGGGTTTGTTGCTTCGCTTATCTTAACGATTATTCCGTTTTACTTTGCGTATACCGGAGTATTGTCTCGCGAAACCACCATTGAAATCTTGATCATCACAGCGGTTATCCAGTTGCTCGTTCACCTAGTGTACTTCTTGCATATGGATAGCTCAGAAAAAGGTAAGTTCAATGCCTTATCTTTTGCTTTTACCGCTGTCATTGTCTTTATCGTGGTTGCTGGTTCTATCTGGATTATGTGGAACCTGAACCACAACATGATGATGTAG
- a CDS encoding alkyl/aryl-sulfatase → MKIKPIVRSLAVAGLVTTLSFSAIANTVTVAPKEATTATQQANNKLYSTLPFSDKTDFENAHKGFIAPLPKSIIKGESGNVIWDPTKYSFVKEGEKAPATVNPSLWRQSQLINISGLFEVTDGVYQIRNFDLSNMTIIEGKKGITVIDPLVSAETAKAALELYYQYRGKKPVVAVVVTHSHVDHYGGIRGVVDEKDVKAGKVKIYVPNGFMEESVSENIMAGNAMSRRASYMYGNLLQPNEKGQVGAGLGTTTSAGTVTLIPPTNYITHTGQEEVIDGLTYDFLMAPGSEAPSEMLWYVKEKKMIESAEDVTHTLHNTYSLRGAKIRDPLAWSKYINLAIDRWGDDAQVIIAQHHWPTWGNDNIVKLMKTQRDTYRYINDQTLRMANQGLTRDEIVANFKMPPSLEKTWSSRGYYGSVSHNVKATYVFYLGWFDGNPATLDELPPQEAAKKFVEYMGGADKILAKAKKDFADGNYRWVAQVVSKVVFADPENKEARNLEADALEQLGYQAESGPWRNFYLSGAQELRNGVKVLPTPNTASPDTVKAMTPEMFFDYLAVHINGMKAADANMVLNFDFGQKGQQYKVELENGVLNHTANSQAKGADATIKLSRDTLNRIILKQEKLKDAEKNGDVKISGDAAKLDELISYMDSFEFWFNIVTP, encoded by the coding sequence ATGAAAATAAAACCTATCGTTCGTTCACTCGCGGTTGCAGGTTTGGTCACGACCTTATCTTTTTCAGCAATAGCCAATACGGTGACGGTTGCCCCTAAAGAGGCGACAACTGCAACGCAACAAGCTAATAATAAACTGTACTCTACACTGCCTTTTTCGGATAAAACCGATTTTGAAAATGCGCACAAAGGCTTCATCGCCCCTTTACCGAAAAGCATTATTAAAGGTGAATCGGGCAATGTGATTTGGGACCCAACCAAATATTCATTTGTGAAAGAAGGCGAAAAAGCGCCAGCTACTGTAAACCCGAGCCTGTGGCGTCAATCTCAGTTGATTAATATCAGCGGTCTGTTTGAAGTCACTGATGGCGTATACCAAATCCGTAACTTTGATTTATCGAATATGACCATCATTGAAGGTAAAAAAGGGATTACGGTTATCGATCCTCTGGTTTCGGCTGAAACAGCTAAAGCGGCATTAGAACTTTATTACCAATACCGCGGTAAAAAGCCTGTAGTAGCGGTTGTCGTCACTCATAGCCATGTTGACCATTACGGTGGTATTCGTGGTGTGGTCGATGAGAAAGATGTCAAAGCCGGTAAAGTGAAGATTTATGTTCCAAATGGCTTTATGGAAGAATCGGTATCGGAAAACATTATGGCTGGTAATGCCATGAGTCGTCGTGCGAGCTATATGTACGGTAACTTATTGCAGCCAAACGAAAAAGGTCAAGTAGGTGCAGGCTTAGGCACAACGACGTCTGCCGGTACAGTGACACTGATCCCGCCAACTAATTACATCACTCATACTGGTCAAGAAGAAGTGATTGATGGTTTAACCTATGACTTCTTAATGGCTCCGGGTTCAGAAGCGCCTTCTGAAATGCTTTGGTATGTTAAAGAGAAGAAGATGATTGAATCGGCGGAAGATGTAACGCATACGCTGCACAATACGTATTCTCTACGTGGTGCGAAGATTCGTGATCCATTGGCGTGGTCAAAATACATTAACCTAGCGATTGACCGCTGGGGTGATGATGCACAAGTGATTATTGCTCAGCATCACTGGCCAACCTGGGGTAATGACAATATCGTTAAGCTGATGAAAACACAACGTGATACTTATCGTTACATCAACGATCAAACCTTACGCATGGCGAACCAAGGTTTAACTCGTGATGAAATCGTGGCTAATTTCAAAATGCCACCATCACTGGAAAAAACATGGTCAAGCCGTGGTTACTACGGTTCGGTAAGCCATAATGTGAAAGCCACTTATGTCTTCTATTTAGGTTGGTTTGACGGTAACCCAGCAACATTGGATGAGCTACCACCACAAGAAGCAGCAAAGAAATTTGTTGAGTACATGGGCGGTGCGGATAAGATCCTAGCAAAAGCGAAGAAAGATTTTGCTGATGGAAATTACCGCTGGGTAGCACAAGTGGTGAGTAAAGTTGTCTTTGCTGACCCTGAAAATAAAGAAGCTCGTAACTTAGAAGCGGATGCACTAGAGCAATTAGGTTATCAAGCAGAGTCTGGCCCATGGCGTAACTTCTATTTGAGTGGCGCGCAAGAATTACGAAACGGCGTGAAAGTATTGCCAACACCAAATACAGCAAGCCCTGATACGGTTAAAGCGATGACGCCAGAAATGTTCTTCGATTACCTAGCTGTTCATATTAATGGTATGAAGGCAGCGGATGCCAATATGGTACTGAACTTTGATTTTGGTCAGAAAGGTCAGCAGTACAAAGTAGAGTTAGAAAATGGTGTACTGAACCATACTGCGAACTCTCAAGCGAAAGGTGCTGATGCCACTATCAAACTGTCTCGTGACACGCTAAATCGCATTATCTTGAAGCAAGAAAAACTGAAAGATGCTGAGAAGAATGGTGATGTTAAGATTTCAGGCGATGCTGCGAAATTGGATGAGTTGATCAGCTATATGGATAGCTTTGAATTCTGGTTCAATATCGTTACACCATAA
- a CDS encoding 2OG-Fe(II) oxygenase produces MSVVLTEDMAIDPVSDTALFESIANHLADTGYSIHPNALPAGLLHSLHEHLHSMPEYYFKRAGIGRDDNLMLNQFVRKDEVCWINGDSRAGREWLDWAGQLQQYLNRRLFLGLFSFESHFAHYSPGDFYKTHKDAFKGQSNRVVSLVVYLNPDWNKEDQGELVIYQDESNEELIRVTPGFGTIVAFLSEDFPHEVLPANRDRYSIAGWFRVNGSDTQRVDPPR; encoded by the coding sequence ATGAGCGTTGTTTTAACTGAAGATATGGCGATTGATCCCGTTTCAGATACGGCTTTATTTGAATCGATTGCCAATCATCTTGCCGATACTGGTTACAGTATTCACCCTAATGCATTACCTGCTGGATTATTACATTCATTGCACGAACATCTTCACTCTATGCCTGAGTATTATTTCAAGCGTGCTGGCATAGGGCGTGACGATAATTTAATGCTTAATCAGTTTGTCCGTAAAGATGAAGTATGTTGGATTAATGGTGACAGTCGTGCCGGACGAGAGTGGCTCGATTGGGCTGGACAGTTGCAGCAATATTTAAACCGTCGTTTGTTTCTCGGGTTATTTTCATTTGAGAGTCACTTTGCACATTACTCCCCAGGTGATTTTTATAAGACTCATAAAGACGCGTTTAAAGGTCAGTCAAACCGAGTGGTGAGCTTAGTGGTTTACTTAAATCCTGATTGGAATAAAGAAGATCAAGGAGAGTTGGTGATCTATCAAGATGAATCCAATGAAGAATTGATTCGAGTGACACCGGGATTTGGCACCATTGTGGCTTTTCTCAGTGAAGATTTTCCACATGAAGTTTTGCCCGCCAATCGTGACCGCTATTCTATTGCCGGTTGGTTTCGTGTTAATGGCTCCGATACACAACGAGTCGATCCTCCGCGTTAA
- the ahpC gene encoding alkyl hydroperoxide reductase subunit C: protein MINTQIKPFTATAYKNGEFVEVTEKDVLGKWAVFFFYPADFTFVCPTELGDLADHYEELQSRGVEVYSVSTDTHFTHKAWHDSSETIGKINYYMLGDQTGNITNNFGVMREGQGLADRATFLIDPEGTIQAMEITAEGIGRDAEDLLRKVKAAQYVAAHPGEVCPAKWKEGEETLAPSLDLVGKI, encoded by the coding sequence ATGATTAACACTCAAATCAAACCATTTACAGCAACAGCATACAAAAACGGCGAATTCGTTGAAGTAACAGAAAAAGATGTACTAGGCAAATGGGCAGTGTTTTTCTTCTACCCAGCGGACTTTACTTTCGTATGTCCAACGGAACTAGGTGACCTTGCTGATCACTACGAAGAGCTACAAAGCCGTGGCGTTGAAGTTTACTCAGTATCTACTGATACTCACTTCACTCACAAAGCATGGCACGACAGTTCTGAAACTATCGGTAAAATCAATTACTACATGCTAGGCGACCAAACTGGCAACATCACTAACAACTTTGGTGTAATGCGTGAAGGTCAAGGTCTTGCTGACCGTGCAACTTTCCTAATCGACCCAGAAGGTACTATCCAAGCAATGGAAATCACTGCTGAAGGTATCGGTCGTGATGCAGAAGACCTACTACGTAAAGTGAAAGCAGCTCAATACGTTGCAGCACACCCAGGTGAAGTATGTCCTGCTAAATGGAAAGAAGGTGAAGAGACATTAGCTCCATCTTTAGACCTAGTAGGTAAAATCTAA
- a CDS encoding AarF/UbiB family protein: protein MNARHVKQQLFEESGQNLIVGRVIDCPIEPEHLAQTTADSPYVIEAFDSGLTAEVYRVRFDNKDFTLKKKRQSAKVQNLDGQFSFLNEVQRRQDFQKLKAERRTGRSLDGIVNTAYADYRLGIILSEWIEGAPIQNLTTEILQQLFSTLMTCEQNGLFEWDLCSGNLLVDHHQQLKLFDFGYMYEFDPRRAFNSNGTNDPLFNFCERFETRFLSGWLLEKEYPQDKALSLFREVKLTALKAIENKITWLEVNGGESHIIEYYCGIQREFSEAISNQAVLERCFLTTMFRSHVLDIEDDLEGKSCTALTLKRIDVVQEILNHHFPLLENYGALFYQNEGASQEELRLRYEQKWKLAESYQL from the coding sequence ATGAATGCTCGTCACGTAAAGCAACAGTTATTTGAAGAGAGTGGTCAGAATCTTATTGTAGGAAGAGTCATTGACTGTCCCATTGAACCTGAGCATTTAGCACAAACGACAGCTGATTCCCCTTATGTTATCGAAGCTTTTGACAGCGGTTTGACGGCGGAAGTCTATAGAGTTCGTTTTGACAATAAGGACTTTACTCTAAAGAAGAAGCGTCAAAGTGCAAAGGTGCAAAACTTAGATGGTCAATTTTCTTTTCTTAATGAGGTTCAGCGGCGTCAGGACTTTCAGAAGTTAAAAGCAGAGCGTCGTACTGGTCGGTCTCTTGATGGAATTGTGAATACCGCTTATGCCGACTATCGATTAGGGATCATCTTATCTGAATGGATAGAAGGTGCGCCAATCCAAAACCTAACGACTGAAATACTCCAGCAACTGTTTTCGACTTTGATGACGTGTGAACAAAACGGATTGTTCGAGTGGGACTTATGTTCTGGCAATTTGTTAGTTGACCATCATCAACAACTTAAATTGTTCGATTTTGGTTACATGTATGAGTTTGACCCGCGACGGGCATTTAATAGTAACGGAACGAATGATCCGCTATTTAACTTCTGTGAACGGTTTGAGACGCGTTTCTTATCTGGATGGTTACTCGAAAAGGAGTATCCCCAGGATAAGGCCCTCAGTTTGTTTAGGGAGGTCAAACTGACCGCACTAAAAGCTATAGAGAATAAAATAACTTGGCTCGAGGTGAACGGTGGCGAGTCTCATATCATCGAATACTATTGTGGTATCCAGAGAGAGTTCAGCGAGGCCATTTCTAACCAAGCAGTACTTGAGCGGTGTTTCTTGACAACCATGTTCCGCTCTCATGTGCTTGATATTGAAGACGATCTGGAAGGGAAAAGTTGCACTGCATTAACACTCAAGCGTATTGATGTCGTTCAAGAAATTCTCAATCATCATTTTCCACTGCTTGAAAACTACGGTGCCCTATTTTATCAGAATGAAGGAGCCTCGCAGGAAGAGTTGCGCCTTCGATATGAACAGAAGTGGAAGCTAGCGGAAAGCTACCAGTTGTAA